A single window of Debaryomyces hansenii CBS767 chromosome F complete sequence DNA harbors:
- a CDS encoding DEHA2F22286p (some similarities with uniprot|P34161 Saccharomyces cerevisiae YML027W YOX1 Homeodomain-containing transcriptional repressor): protein MSSISMYLQTPKRPSLPPTPLPYGSNNKTSLPPLSSILTNSDDVSTQYNTMHKLPSVDSLATPSTQTGRVPSLANSHYLPQQFPFRHPVPQHTAQTPSKRARSMPTPISTNPNSSFDTSDNDISINGGEVTVKKTKTSPINEKSYAFISHSPVTFPSQEPSIDNAPLARRKRRRTSPNELSILNNEFEIGQTPNKLRRLEIAEKVSMTEKAVQIWFQNKRQSLRKQTSVEKEITELPSTVSISTPIKPTLRKSESQPFIPSPSAFTAKHRPRSTTSLPIAQISQPTMDTPTNQRTVFNSLSTPNSSYINYDESNTSIDSTSPNLILNETSKKQPVSLNSNTSSTMTFKLMPAKSISAANANKLAQKLASESQSSENPSPKDKSLATKSADLKDLLNSASTTSSTKNVAKRAPLGELDVNTTQTSRPTKKQTEKECINNLLSLRAGNWN from the coding sequence ATGTCTTCAATTTCGATGTATTTGCAGACTCCCAAGAGACCTAGCTTACCACCAACTCCATTGCCATATGGTAGCAATAATAAGACTAGTCTTCCACCATTATCGTCTATTTTGACCAATTCTGATGATGTATCGACCCAATACAACACCATGCATAAGTTACCTTCTGTTGACTCGTTGGCAACTCCAAGCACGCAAACTGGACGGGTTCCAAGCTTGGCCAACTCGCATTATCTCCCACAGCAGTTTCCATTTCGTCATCCGGTACCACAGCACACAGCGCAAACACCATCCAAGCGTGCTAGAAGCATGCCAACACCTATCAGCACTAATCCAAACTCGAGTTTTGATACCAGTGACAATGATATTAGCATAAATGGCGGTGAAGTGACCGTCAAGAAGACTAAGACTTCACCAATTAACGAAAAATCCTACGCATTCATCAGTCATTCGCCAGTGACATTCCCATCGCAAGAGCCATCGATTGACAACGCTCCATTGgcaagaaggaaaagaagaagaacttCTCCAAATGAATTGTCTATATTGAACAATGAGTTTGAAATAGGCCAAACCCCGAATAAGTTGAGAAGACTAGAAATCGCTGAGAAGGTATCCATGACTGAAAAGGCAGTTCAGATTTGGTTTCAAAACAAAAGACAATCTCTCAGAAAGCAGACATCAGTGGAAAAGGAAATTACCGAATTGCCTTCCACCGTTTCAATTTCTACCCCAATAAAGCCTACTTTACGAAAGTCTGAATCACAGCCATTTATTCCAAGCCCATCTGCCTTCACGGCAAAGCATAGACCAAGATCAACCACTTCGCTTCCAATTGCTCAAATATCACAACCAACTATGGATACTCCAACTAACCAAAGAACagttttcaattcattaagtACACCAAATTCTTCTTACATAAATTACGATGAGtcaaatacttcaattgACTCGACTTCACCAAACTTGATCTTGAATGAAACTTCAAAGAAACAACCAGTTTCTCTTAATTCCAACACTTCGAGTACCATGACTTTCAAGTTGATGCCAGCTAAGTCTATATCCGCAGCTAATGCAAACAAACTCGCCCAGAAGTTAGCCAGCGAATCTCAGAGTTCTGAAAATCCTTCACCTAAAGATAAGCTGTTGGCAACTAAAAGCGCTGATTTaaaagatttattgaattcggCATCTACTACATCATCTACGAAGAATGTTGCCAAGAGAGCCCCATTGGGTGAATTGGATGTTAATACCACCCAAACATCGAGGCCAACAAAGAAACAAACCGAAAAGGAATGCATCAACAATTTGTTGTCTCTAAGGGCTGGTAACTGGAATTAA
- a CDS encoding DEHA2F22264p (similar to uniprot|Q04119 Saccharomyces cerevisiae YDR452W PPN1 Vacuolar endopolyphosphatase with a role in phosphate metabolism), with protein sequence MSVLIDEKSHRSSGSTRSRIVVTVVGVLLMVSGLAVMLGHQSGSANEALGMEYEKPSVEVLDLEATEVEQLTKLGLSPKPKLKIVKGGDEQVLHGRFLHITDMHPDKYYKTGADVGSLCHSGKGSAGKYGDAVLGCDSPMVLMEDTLKWVKENLKDKIDFVVWTGDNVRHDNDRRYPRTESNIFDMNQRVSELMYETFKEENPRGGRPRQLKIPLVPSLGNNDVFPHNLFSPGPTLQTRELFKIWHDFVPAAQLHIFNRGAYFFKEIIPNELAVLSINTLYLFQSNPLVDNCDRKKDPGHKLFEWLGYTLKEMRARNMKVWLSGHVPPNEKNYDISCLRKYIVWMHEYRDVIIGGLYGHMNIDHFIPLDSKEAYKSIKNKFGKLGFDYELSFENDLYVSDDDDNSDSDSDDDDEDTSLEESYSNFNSPILKDGFEDSVNFKNMDDIRIQGGVPNGKVGYMENVRKEYYANVKGKKKSGYVSERYSIAHVTASVVPTFNSGLRVWEYNITGLQNLLTSDNQPRFAPWNEFFEGLEKLMETQVEADYDDEFITFGQQVEIFKNDNTFPPKMPKSKSLGPAYIPQAFTPERYVQYYADLANINRGEKEFSYEFEYATDDKVYDMDSLTVDDWISLARRLGKPVKEKKNKSNKKSKKKKKNKDKRLLENSEPLKQDGSKDSRLEQDRVQQSARLENLWQHYLKYSFVSSEYENMGMG encoded by the coding sequence ATGTCAGTTctaattgatgaaaagaGTCACCGAAGCAGCGGATCGACACGGCTGCGCATTGTGGTGACTGTAGTTGGAGTTCTTCTCATGGTATCGGGGTTGGCGGTGATGCTTGGCCATCAATCCGGTTCTGCAAATGAAGCTTTGGGGATGGAATATGAGAAGCCATCGGTTGAGGTATTGGACTTGGAAGCAACGGAGGTCGAACAGCTTACAAAATTGGGGTTGAGTCCCAAACCGAAGTTGAAGATTGTTAAGGGTGGAGATGAGCAGGTTTTGCATGGGAGATTCTTGCACATCACAGATATGCATCCAGATAAGTACTACAAGACTGGTGCAGATGTGGGTTCGTTGTGCCATAGTGGAAAGGGAAGCGCAGGGAAATATGGGGATGCTGTGCTTGGCTGTGACAGTCCTATGGTGTTGATGGAAGATACACTCAAATGGGTTAAGGAGAACTTGAAGGATAAGATCGATTTTGTTGTGTGGACCGGTGATAATGTCAGGCACGATAACGACAGAAGATATCCTAGAACTGagtcaaatatttttgatatgaATCAAAGAGTGAGTGAATTGATGTATGAAACGTTCAAAGAAGAGAATCCCCGTGGAGGGCGCCCAAGACAATTGAAGATCCCACTAGTTCCATCGCTTGGTAACAATGATGTTTTCCCACATAACTTATTTTCTCCGGGTCCAACTTTACAGACGagagaattattcaagatatGGCACGATTTTGTCCCTGCAGCCCAATTGCATATATTCAATAGAGGCGCATATTTTTTCAAGGAGATCATTCCTAACGAATTGGCAGTTTTGTCGATAAATACGTTATAcctttttcaatcaaatcCATTGGTCGATAATTGTGATAGAAAGAAGGACCCTGGCCATAAGTTATTCGAATGGTTAGGATATACGTTGAAAGAAATGCGGGCTAGAAACATGAAGGTTTGGCTCTCAGGACATGTTCCACCTAACGAAAAGAACTACGATATTTCATGTTTGCGTAAATATATTGTGTGGATGCATGAATACAGAGATGTTATAATCGGCGGCTTGTACGGCCACATGAATATAGATCACTTCATTCCATTGGATTCCAAGGAAGCATATAAATCCATCAAAAATAAGTTCGGGAAACTTGGTTTCGACTACGAgttatcatttgaaaatgacCTATACGTACTGGATGATGACGACAATTCCGACAGTGACTCTGACgacgacgatgaagatACGTCACTAGAAGAATCATACTCCAATTTCAATAGTCCTATACTTAAAGATGGGTTTGAAGATTCTGTgaacttcaaaaatatgGATGATATCAGGATCCAGGGTGGAGTCCCAAATGGTAAGGTAGGATACATGGAAAACGTGAGAAAGGAATATTACGCAAATGTCAAGGGGAAAAAGAAGAGTGGATATGTATCAGAGAGGTATTCCATTGCACATGTAACAGCCAGTGTCGTTCCAACGTTCAACTCTGGGTTACGAGTATGGGAATACAATATCACAGGTCTCCAAAATCTCCTTACTTCCGATAACCAACCAAGATTCGCTCCATGGAATGAGTTCTTCGAGGGACTCGAAAAGTTGATGGAAACGCAAGTAGAAGCCGATTACGACGACGAATTCATTACTTTTGGCCAACAAGtggaaatattcaaaaacgATAATACTTTCCCTCCTAAAATGCcaaaatccaaatctttGGGTCCGGCCTACATACCTCAGGCATTTACTCCGGAGAGATATGTTCAATATTACGCTGATTTAGCCAACATAAACAGAGGGGAGAAAGAATTTTCCTACGAATTTGAATATGCCACCGATGATAAAGTCTATGACATGGATTCTTTAACCGTCGATGACTGGATTTCGCTAGCTAGAAGGCTCGGAAAACCTGTcaaggaaaagaaaaataagtcgaataagaaatcaaagaaaaagaagaagaacaaagaCAAGAGGTTGCTCGAAAATAGCGAACCCTTAAAGCAAGATGGTTCTAAAGACAGCCGTTTGGAGCAAGATCGTGTTCAACAATCTGCCAGGCTAGAAAACTTGTGGCagcattatttgaaatactCATTTGTCAGTTCTGAATACGAGAATATGGGCATGGGCTGA
- a CDS encoding DEHA2F22220p (no similarity) codes for MSCEDSYISTIYPSFNTFKAIEFVDPEKELSINLAKIDFAINESPYPLNEIPLDCLIELITSSQRLISLESELVSSFTSFFRTRFDKIINNVIIESIFNSGYNGIYFLPNNDCLTRVNTILRLVYDLNNPLNSTSPCTLFVSECTTIQLLRCLKSTQISLLEHINEKPRSDSISDSILNSRLTTTYRKQLKVFQKTNEQYEYIYLKIVLINRLLNMVEETCNPSFEVFDYFYEILQHDVITDTSAFCTELMLVMVHFRQVLDGVQIKNALFYEEFVNIRHCLKLIITTIHGKQYPCIESDKEFSKLLVLYIQIFQKNKVATIAKETSTCNNSSKKTVLKSSQRQCNVDNANYKYHLAKGLKEPEWVKNFYDVKANNEIQLQITKDIVNKEISSDYNTNDDPTNTIKQGFRSKMRKIWSSSLLKYRKSTLNDCKKCKFLPLHYLYHKHENETYIE; via the coding sequence ATGAGTTGTGAAGATTCTTATATTAGTACCATATATCCATCATTCAACACGTTTAAAGCCATAGAGTTTGTGGATCCAGAAAAAGAGTTATCGATAAATTTAGCAAAAATcgattttgcaatcaatGAACTGCCATACCCGCTCAATGAAATCCCTTTGGATTGTTTAATTGAACTAATAACCAGTCTGCAAAGATTAATACTGTTAGAATCTGAGCTCGTTTCCCTGTTTACTAGCTTCTTTCGTACCCgttttgataaaataatcaataatgtgataattgaatcaatttttaataGTGGCTACAATGGTATATACTTCCTTCCAAACAATGATTGCCTCACTAGAGTAAATACAATACTTCGGCTAGTatatgatttgaataatcctTTAAATTCTACATCTCCTTGTACATTATTTGTCTCTGAATGTACAACAATTCAATTGCTAAGATGTCTCAAATCAACCCAAATCTCTTTATTAGAACACATTAATGAAAAACCACGTTCTGATTCAATTTCGGATAGcatattaaattcaagattaaCTACAACATATAGGAAACAATTGAAGGTATTTCAGAAAACTAATGAacaatatgaatatatttatcttaAGATCGTTCTTATAAACCGGCTTTTAAATATGGTCGAAGAAACTTGCAATCCCTCTTTCGAAGTATTCGATTATTTCtatgaaatattacaaCATGATGTTATAACTGACACCAGTGCATTCTGCACTGAATTGATGCTAGTGATGGTTCATTTCCGACAAGTTCTAGATGGTGTGCAAATAAAGAACGCTCTCTTTTACGAAGAATTCGTGAATATTAGACAttgtttgaaattaataattacAACAATACATGGTAAACAATATCCTTGCATAGAATCGGATAAAGAATTTTCGAAACTACTTGTGTTGTATATCcagatatttcaaaagaataaagTTGCAACAATTGCGAAAGAAACAAGTACATGtaataattcttccaaaaaGACTGTACTTAAATCATCCCAAAGGCAGTGTAATGTTGACAATgcaaattataaataccATTTAGCTAAGGGCCTTAAAGAACCCGAATGGGTTAAAAATTTCTACGACGTAAAGGCAAATAACGAGATACAACTTCAGATTACGAAGGACATtgtaaataaagaaatctCAAGTGACTACAATACCAATGATGACCCAACGAACACAATCAAGCAGGGGTTTAGGTCTAAAATGAGAAAAATTTGGAGCTCTTCACTATTGAAGTATCGTAAATCTACCTTGAATGATTGTAAGAAGTGTAAATTTCTACCATTACATTATTTATACCACAAACatgaaaatgaaacttATATTGAGTAG
- a CDS encoding 40S ribosomal protein S18 (highly similar to uniprot|P35271 Saccharomyces cerevisiae YML026C RPS18B Protein component of the small (40S) ribosomal subunit and highly similar to uniprot|P35271 Saccharomyces cerevisiae YDR450W RPS18A Protein component of the small (40S) ribosomal subunit) — protein sequence MKEGEKEIMDIKRYFTRINFQTDLSFMANELLTYYSLLNTNIDGRIKIMYALTKIRGVGRRYSNLVCKKADVDLKKRAGELTQEELERIVTIMQNPTNYKIPAWFLNRQKDQVDGKDYHVLANNLESKLRDDLERLKKIRAHRGIRHFWGLKVRGQHTKTTSRGR from the coding sequence ATGAAGGAAGGAGAGAAAGAAATTATGGATATTAAGAGATACTTTACTAGGATAAACTTTCAAACAGATTTAAGTTTTATGGCGAACGAATTACTAACATATTATAGTTTATTGAACACCAACATTGATGGTAGAATCAAGATCATGTACGCTTTGACTAAGATCAGAGGTGTCGGTCGTCGTTACTCCAACTTGGTCTGTAAGAAGGCTGATGTTGACTTAAAGAAGCGTGCCGGTGAATTAAcccaagaagaattggaaagaATTGTCACCATCATGCAAAACCCAACCAACTATAAGATCCCAGCTTGGTTCTTAAACAGACAAAAGGACCAAGTCGACGGTAAGGACTACCATGTCTTAGCTAACAACTTAGAATCCAAATTAAGAGATGATTTAGAAAGATTAAAGAAGATCAGAGCTCACCGTGGTATCAGACACTTCTGGGGCTTAAAGGTCAGAGGTCAACACACCAAAACCACTTCCCGTGGTCGTTAA
- a CDS encoding mitochondrial 54S ribosomal protein YmL6 (similar to uniprot|P51998 Saccharomyces cerevisiae YML025C YML6 Mitochondrial ribosomal protein of the large subunit): protein MFRQSIRKLATKAKVSGDVSFKIASPPKYTLGSLRSFPSLEPHSFVPLPTQFFDAPLRRDFLWSAVVYEADRARVGSGYVITKGDKLYSNRKLHPQKGTGRARTGDANSPIRDNEVKAHGVKAPHDWSTRLPSKVYSKAFQTALSDQYRNGKVFIIGGDKSATKASDDVVADFKYDHPEATRQFVEAHDLDRLSLLFITDAQRDNLINSTEYVGKKADVLIKEAVEVRDILKANRIYIEAPALQWFIGKYSTESS, encoded by the coding sequence atGTTCAGACAATCGATCCGTAAGTTAGCCACGAAAGCCAAAGTTTCTGGTGACGTTTCGTTTAAGATAGCAAGCCCACCAAAGTATACATTAGGATCGTTGCGTAGTTTCCCATCATTGGAACCACATTCATTTGTTCCGTTACCCACACAGTTTTTCGATGCTCCATTGAGAAGAGACTTCTTATGGAGTGCCGTGGTCTATGAGGCCGATCGTGCTAGAGTTGGTTCTGGATATGTCATCACAAAAGGAGACAAGTTATACTCCAACAGAAAGCTTCACCCACAAAAGGGTACCGGTAGAGCCAGAACTGGTGATGCCAACTCTCCTATCAGAGACAACGAGGTCAAGGCGCATGGTGTCAAGGCACCACACGACTGGTCCACCAGATTGCCTTCTAAGGTGTATAGCAAGGCTTTCCAGACCGCATTATCAGACCAATACCGTAACGGGAAAGTTTTCATAATCGGAGGTGATAAGTCAGCCACCAAGGCATCCGACGACGTCGTTGCTGATTTCAAGTACGACCATCCAGAAGCCACCAGACAGTTTGTCGAAGCCCATGACTTAGACCGCTTGAGCTTGTTGTTCATCACCGATGCCCAAAGAGATAACTTGATAAACTCCACCGAATATGTCGGCAAAAAGGCCGATGTACTCATCAAGGAAGCCGTCGAAGTCAGAGACATATTGAAGGCTAACCGTATCTACATCGAGGCACCTGCCTTACAATGGTTCATTGGTAAATACTCAACTGAATCCTCCTAG
- a CDS encoding 60S acidic ribosomal protein P0 (highly similar to uniprot|P05317 Saccharomyces cerevisiae YLR340W RPP0 Conserved ribosomal protein P0), with translation MGGAREKKVQYFSKLRELLEEYKSIFIVGVDNVSSQQMHEIRKALRGDATVLMGKNTMVRRALRGFLADLPEYEKLMPFVRGNVGFIFTNSDLKTIRDTIVSNVVAAPAKAGAVAPKDVWIPAGNTGMEPGKTSFFQALGVPTKIARGTIEIVSDVRVVETNSKVGPSEATLLNMLDISPFTYGMSVVQVYDNGQIFPSSILDITDDELVGHFVSAINTIASISLAVGYPTLPSVGHSVVNHYKNVLALSIATDYTFEGSEAIKDRLANPDAYAAAAPAAAASSSAAAEEAPAEEEEEESDGDMGMGLFD, from the coding sequence ATGGGTGGTGCTCGTGAAAAGAAGGTTCAATACTTCAGCAAATTaagagaattattagaagaataCAAGTCTATCTTCATCGTTGGTGTCGATAATGTTTCGTCCCAACAAATGCACGAAATCAGAAAAGCTTTACGTGGTGATGCTACTGTTTTGATGGGTAAGAACACCATGGTTAGAAGAGCCTTGAGAGGATTCTTAGCTGACTTACCAGAATACGAAAAGTTGATGCCTTTCGTTAGAGGTAATGTTGGTTTCATTTTCACTAACAGTGACTTGAAGACCATCAGAGACACCATTGTTTCCAATGTTGTTGCTGCTCCAGCTAAGGCCGGTGCTGTTGCTCCAAAGGATGTCTGGATTCCAGCTGGTAACACTGGTATGGAACCAGGTAAGACCTCTTTCTTCCAAGCTTTAGGTGTTCCAACCAAGATTGCCAGAGGTACCATTGAAATTGTTTCCGATGTTAGAGTTGTTGAAACCAACAGCAAGGTTGGTCCTTCCGAAGCTACCTTGTTGAACATGTTGGACATTTCTCCATTCACCTACGGTATGTCTGTTGTCCAAGTTTACGACAACGGTCAAATTTTCCCATCTTCTATCTTAGATATtactgatgatgaattagttGGTCACTTCGTTTCCGCTATCAACACCATTGCTTCTATCTCCTTAGCTGTTGGTTACCCAACCTTACCATCTGTTGGTCACTCTGTTGTTAACCACTACAAGAATGTCTTAGCTTTATCTATTGCTACTGACTACACCTTCGAAGGTTCTGAAGCCATCAAGGACAGATTAGCTAACCCAGATGCTTACGCTGCTGCTGCTCCAGCTGCTGCTGCTTCATCCTCCGCTGCTGCTGAAGAAGCTCCagctgaagaagaagaagaagaatctgATGGTGACATGGGTATGGGTTTATTCGATTAA